The window TACGTTTGTGCGTCCTTAATCCCAATTCACATCCCATTTCAGACGTCTGAACAGTAGTCGTAATCGTTTTTGCGTGGAGCAAAGGATGCTGGGTAAGCGCTTTTACTTTGCCAGTTAATTGCAGGGGTTGTTTGTGGTTCCATCTCTCTTTTAATAGCATCTGTGGTTGTGGAGCTCCATTGTTCCTGACAGCCAGCACGGGTCAATAATGCTCATGTAACGGTCTACAGTACACACTATAGACTGTTTGGGTGGTCTGAAAtgttctgctgttgctgggaTGTATGACCATCCATCAGGCGCTGAATGTCTCCTCACCCCCAGGTCAGGGTCAgacataaatgtatttatagTGGGCCCAGACGCCTCGCTGTGTCTCTGGTATGTGCGCAGTGTAGCCGAGAGGCACCTGTGTGCGTCGCTGGGCTCCCAGTCGTACCTGTGTGTTTCCGGTGTCATTTCATTCAGTGTGCCCATCCAAGCGCTCCAAATCAAAACCAGCACAGCTCGCCTGCTGTAGAACACCATCCCACGGGGGGAGGAAAGAGCACGGATGGGTCCACGTTGTCCTTGAGCGGAGGGATTCATCATCTCGGTGATGATCTGTCAGCttgcataaatgtgaaagtcCCCTTGTTTAGTGTGGCTGCTCAGGCAGGATGATAATGGAGGgctgggttgttttttcttcacatATTTTCTTGAACCTTCAGATTTTTTTCACTTCTTCACTTTATCGGCCTCTGTCTTATCACTCTGTCCGATCCAGCTGGTGCAGCACATATTTCTCTTCGCTTTTTGTTTATCTTGGGTTTTCAAGACGAGCTGTAGCACGTTAGGAATTCACATCAGCAAGCTTGCACCTTTCAGAACATTTCAGAAAGCGAGGGGGGGGAGGTCTGAGCCTCGAGAGATGCAGGGCATTGGTGTGGGTACAGAGCAGGGCATGTGTGCTGCACTGACCGTATGACTACTGATATACATTCGGTTTGCGTCAACTGGTATTTTGGTCAATGTCTAGGCATGTAGGGAGCCTGCAGATAAAGCCTGCTCTGTAGGCTGTACCAGGCTTTAGGAGAAAGGGGCCAGGAGCTACTCAACAGCACCCCCTTCAGGTCACTGATGGATCTACAGTCACTCCTAATAAGCAGCTACCAgcacgaataaacagctgtgaTTTGATTGTCTTTTGTAATTGCAAGAGTGACTTTAAACAATGGCCCTGTCTCCAGTCCATCCAAATGTTATTTTGATTTGCTCCTGCTTTAACACCGTCTCCTCTGTTTGCTGCCTCACTCttcatgtttacatgttttccCTGCGTACCCCCTCCTTAGAATTCCATTTTGCGTCAAGGTTTTAATCCCTTCCTCTGCCGCCACAGTCCTCAAGccccgtttctctctctctctcactctttcgtGTAATAAGCCACATGTGGAGCGGCGTTGGTGTAATTAAAATGCACACCATTCatcagggaggaagggaggctCCTTAATCTGCATCAACCCACATTCTTGCCTCAGAGGATTTGCCTGCTgctccacacatacacacaactcCTGGTTTCACTCGCCATCTCTCTCGTCACTCCCAGTGCCATTCCTTGCCGTCAAGCTGTGCGCTGCCATGTCGGATTTAGCGCTGGTGACATGGAATCCAAAAGAATGCTGGTGCTTTTTTACTGGTTTACAAGGGGGTAAATGAAGATATTGTGAATGTGGAATGAATTTCtgatcctcttttttttgtcttgttccACATTCGTTCCATAACGATACACTTCAAATGTACTTTTAAACCTCTTGCTTCTCTTTCCTATTCAGATAAACACTTGGACGACTCTTCTAAGTTCCTCATTTCATTGTAGTTCCATTTTTGGTCAGTGGGGAGCTAGTCTGTGCTCTGAACAGTCTTGTCATGGTATGTTCCCTTGGCAGGGGAAGCTGACACACCTCTGTGTGTTTATGAAGCCTGCGGATGGGCCACAGCATGCCGAGCACGCAGCTTCAGCCCTTGATGGTGCTAAATTCTGTATTTTAATTGCAGCTCATGCTGACTCTGATGTTTTTCAGAGGACTTCAACTTTAAGTTTGATTTTGATGCAAAAAATCTCAAATTTTAAGCCTATCCTGCAGATTTCAGCGTATGTAACGCAGCTTAGCTGGTGGAGTTCTATTCTGAAGCTGCAGATTCTTTATAACAGGGTTAAAGCCAGTTCACTTCAAGAAGTCATTTGATTAAAATCTCTTGTGTAAACCATCTGGACTAACATCTGTTGACTGAGgtctccaccagctgcagtAATGCTTTGTTCTGACAGATATGAGGCAGAGATGTGCCAACATTTGATTTATGGGCTCTTCCAGAGAAGCATCTGATGAAATCTGTGTGTTAGCGACGCCACTTTTGTGACCTCGGCAAGGAACTCTTTAAAGTGTCATCTGCAAAAATCATCGTCGTCGGTGTGACAGGCTGTTCGCATTACAGTCTAATTAAACGCACTCGACACAAACTGTCGAGACTGAATTTTCTAAAAGCACTTTTCACCCCGTGACGCTGTGCTGCGGACGCCCTTATGGTGGGAATTGTTGCACAGTAAAATTCACAGCTTGTCCCTTTTTAAACAGGAAACTTTGGTGTGTGTTCACAATTTTGGTAACTTCCCCTTCTCCCGGAATGGAACAGATACTGTTATTCTGAATGTGCCTGGCAGTTTTCGAGTGCTGTTCTGTAAATGGCATTCTGCGCCGTATCTGTCCCGACACAATGAAGCTCTGTGGAATGTGTTTGGGCTTCTCTGTCCAGCTCACCATCACAAGCATGTCAATCACGCTTTCTATGTCCGTGCGACGTTTGATCGGGTGGATCAGGTGTTGATCCCCGTGCCTGGTGGGAAATGTTGCAGGCAAACGTTACGCCATTCATCATTTATTGTGTTAGCGGTGTGTTTGCTGACAgacagtgtggaggaggagcgtTTGATACCTTTATATACCTTTGTGATACCACTCCCTCCGTGGGGCATGCCTCAGTCGATGAAAGCGTCATTGCTCTCGACTTTCCTCACTTCTGTGTCGCTTACATCTCCTGTATCGTGGTCAGAGCGCCCCAGGAGGATCCTCCTTCATTCATCGTTTGCGTGAGTTAAGATCTTTTCCTCtagctcttttcctccctctccacacCCTCAAATCACATTTCTGCTGTTCTATAGACGGTTGTACCCCCAGCCTCTtacccccctcctctgctgatGGTAGAGTTAAGAAAAGCAGTtcctgcccagcagatagttttgcttttcctcttcctttactCATTTTTCCATCTCCCACTTATCTCCTTTCTTTTTAAGGGTTACCTCTGACCCTCATATTTACTTAGCTCTACATGCTTCCTGGCTTTTCGgatttccagttttttttcACAATATTGTAAGGTTAATTAATTTAACAACGTTTGAAAACCCTTCCTTGAAATTCAAAATTCTGTTTTGATCCTATCAAGGTTTCTTCCCTGTTTTATGAATTATGTGCTGGGGAATTAACAATGTCTAagcagttttttcttttcagtaacCCTAGCAGTCTACCTGTCATATTGTCCTTGAGCAAGATGCCAAACCTTAAATTATTTGAGGGTCAGTGTCCTCGTTGTGTAATTATGTCTGTAAGGGAGTGACTGCCACTGCTCTGGGCATTACTGTCAATGGTTGTAGAGATCTGTGGTGTAAACGGTGTTCCGTGATTTTAGGAAGGCTGGTAGGTtcatatataataaaataagctgATTCTCTGCCTTACATTACCAGATACAGTTCTCACAGAAGTTTAATAAATTgaaggttttgttgttttaggtTTGAAACCCTGCAGGAGAAACTAAAAACTGCTGTGGTGAGTGAGCATGCAAATAGACGCGCAGGTACTCAGAGTCTGTGTTCTTCACTGAATCCCCCTTAATATGGTGAGCCCACTACCTTCTGCATTGGACCTCTATATTAACGGTTGTTTTTGGCCTGTGATCCTTCAGAAATGGTAATTGTTGGTGCTTGAACAGTAAACGCGGGCATGCGTGACCTATTTGCGTACCAGAGTGGCTGTTAGTCCGAAGACGTGTTAGATTGTGCAGACGAGGGTCAATGATTAACCAAAGGAGTGGCCGTGACGACCTGCATGATTCAACTTTTTCGACTCCACCAAGGTTTTTGTCGTGGTTGCGAAATGAGCTGTAATGGTTTAATCCGTGTGTGACTGGCGATGAGTTGCATGTGTGCGGTGCTGTTTGGCAGATACGTCTGACACTGACAGGGGTCCAACTGGTCCTCTAAAATGTCCCCAAATGTCTccaataaatgtttttaatattgTAGTGTTGGAAGGGACACAGTAAAATACCTGACAGTGTTATGTCCAGTTTAACGGTTTGTTTTACATGTACTTTATGCTCAACTTGACTTTTATGATAGGTTATTTCATCGTTTCCCAGGAACCAGAAACAAACCCATCCTGAATCCCTTTAGTTGGTTTCATTTGTGGGTGTAAGGGTCAACTTCTTTGCTTTTAGAGTTATTAAAAGTAAAATTATATTTGCATTATGAAAATATGCAGTTACTTTGTCAGCATTGTGGTGGGTGTATTTTCTGGAAATGtatcaaatgaaataaatgatctaAAATTAGACCGTGCGCTTCGAGTACTATACAGTGtgtttagatttttaaaaaatgacctGCTACAAAGTATTTCACTCTGATCTGTCTTGTTATGGTCATGTTAGAATCGCCATGACGATTCAAATATGTGAAGtctttgttttgtgtttccGTAGACGCTTTGTTGGCTGACCTTGAGTCCACCACCTCGCACATTTCCAAGCGTCCACTCTTCCTGTCTGACGACGCTGCCTACTCCTTCCCCGTTGGAGGTCAAACCCAGCAGGACATCTCCCCGCTGACTTCCTCTGAACAGAACGGGCTCGATGAATCGGAGGTAAATCTGCAGGTTTTGTTAGGACAAGCTTTATTTAACCAGGTGAAAACCTTGTTGGGATTAAAACCATTTTGTTGAGATTAAAACCGGCTTGAGTTACCAAGAGTGAGGAGGATGACACAGCATCCTCCTGCACACTCGCATCCTCCTGTACAGCTACACAGATAGTTGTTGAACCAGTCAACTGAACATAACTTACCACCTTCTGTTTCTCAGTcattcagctcagctcagaaaAGTCCCTGGTCTAGAGAGAGCAGCAGTCCACCCCAACCCATCGGTGAAGAAGACCACGTATACAGGttataaataaatgacaaaacTCAGCCTCAGCTGCACCAAATATAGATATTTCATTAAAGGATAAACAATTGGCCTGCTTCACTGACCAGTAAAGGAGAGTTTTTGACTCATCTGTGAGCCAGTAATCTAACAAATTACATGTTTACCCATAGAGCCTTTTAGTTGCTTTGAAATATTGATGTCGTCTATCTAAACTCTGTACAGTTTCCCCAATAAACAGAAGAGTAGCGACTCTGCCGCTGTTGCCATGAACTCGTCGTTGGGTAACAACCTGTCTGAGCTAGAccgcctgctgctggagctcaacGCTGTCCAGCAAAGCACCCCTGCCTTTGCCACAGAAGGTGCACGCCGTTTTACCATCACTACTGTAAATATATCTTCACCTGATGTGCAGTGAATGGTGCAGTGATGGAaggaatgtgtgttttgcaacAGAAGAAGCAGCTCCTCCACTGCCTTCGAGCAGCATCATCCACCAGATCCAGGAGAATGGCGTTTCTTTTGCAGGCAAGATGGCGCCACCCACACTAGAGAAGCCCAAACGTGGAGTAGCAGGCCGAGTTACCGAGGACGCACGGCCAAGTGTAGAGAGCCTTTTGGATGAGCTTGAAAGTTCTGTTCCCTCACCAATGTAAGCAGCAAGTCCCTTAATAAGGACCTTCACATTAACATCTGCCAGTAGTGTCCATAAAGGTAGTTTGGGTATCCGCTCCTCTTATTTTAGACCTCCACCGTTGGCTGTGCTGGACGCAGATGCACCAGAGGAAACTTCCACGCAGCAACAGGCCAGAATGTCTGCCTCCTCTGCCACACGAGAGCTGGATGAGCTCATGGCGTCCCTGTCTGACTTCAAAGTCCAGAGTAACGTGAGTGGCTTTCAGTGAAGCAGTTACATCGATATACCTGTGATGGGTCGTATTAAACTCaacctgcttttatttttgaaatagCAACTAATTCCCATGAAATGCAAAGACGTTTGGGTAAAGCTGTGCCATGCATGGCTTAATTATAGTTATACAGTTTTGCACCATCAGCACGCATTTACGTCTATATTTGCAACATCAAAtagaatattcttttttttttatctctaaaaCATGTTAAATCATATCTAGTAGTACTAACTTGCGTCCAACTTGCATTTTCAAATTTCCCCTTGTATTTTAGGCACCTTGAGAAGTATTAGGCTCAAGTTGTCGTAGACTCCTGCTATTATTTGCGTGTAACAAAACCCTTGGGACGTCTCCTCAaagtgtctctttctcttctctctgctacTGTTTGTCTTGTCTTCCTTTGGATTTTGTATCTTTACATTATACAAACCATTCAGTCTGGTTCTCAGTTGTCAGTCAATCAGGACTCTGTGGAGTTCTCCAGTTTACCAGTTGACCAAGCACCAACTATCCCGTCAACAGAGCCTAATAAAGCTTTAGAGAATACTCCAATCAGTACCTCCCTTCCTTTGGAACTCCACATAGATGAAGATGGCTGTTCAGCACTCAAATCAAGTAGTTCCTCCGTAGAGGTTACATCATCCAGGAGTTTTCAGCACTCAGAGTTGCATAAAGTAGATGACGGCAGAAGTGTTGTCTCTGAGGTTTTCCATGTGGAGAGCTTCAGTGTGTCTCACACTATAAAGCCACCTTGTCACTCAATTAGCACTGAAGAGGGCTCTACTACAGTACCCAAACCTTCCAGTCCACTGCTTACTCCAAACAGCCCCAGTCCAATTCCCAAAGGCATCAGTCCAGTTCCAGCCTCAGATGTCCGGAGTTCCGTAACCATACCAAACAATGCTGGTCCAGACACGGTTCCCAAGAGTGCCAGTCCAGTGCCACTACCAAGACTATCGAGTCCAGTTCCAAAGATTTCTGATCCAGTGTCGATACCAAATGTCTCAAATTCAGCATTTGACCCCAACGATCCTAGTCCAGAAACATTGACTAAGAATACTGGGCCAGTTCTGCAACCAAGGCCCCCGAGTCCTGTAGCTGATCCCAACAGTGAACCTGTAGTCAGAAGTCCAGCTATGGTCACCAGAAAAACATACACATTCACAGGCATCAACAGTCCCACGGCGTCACCTGTTCAGCCGGTGGTTGTACGTTCAAAAAGCCCCACTTCCCCTCCTTCATACAAGCAGGGAAGTGAGGTTTTAGACCTAACATGGCCACGCAGGGATCCATTATTGGATCAAGCCTTAGGCAAACTTCTAAGCGCTGATTCCACAAGCTtgagtgagaaccagccacCTGTCTCTGTGATCTCTGGCGATGAAGACAGAGCTTGGGATGAGGAAGACGGATTTTATCCTGATTTCAGTCGCGAAGGAACCCTGACACCCATGACAGAGTCCAGCTGGATGGATGAGTGTTTCACCCCCTCCACCTGTCCCGGAACACCAGACGCAACACTGGATTTGCCAATGCAGCAGCCCTCCGCCGTCGAGCGACTCTCGGCCTCTGGCCAAGTAGGACAATCGCTTTGACTCTCCCAAAATAAGCCTTGACATAAAGTTGGAGGCTCTCGCCTTTCCATTATTAGTCCATCTAGCTCAAATATTACCCACCTCTGACTCTTTATATAATTTGGTCCACCATTGTGCATCTCAAGTTACTGAACAAGCTTAATTTGGGAGAGTGGCCCATCACCATGCACACAGATGTGTCCGAAAACACAATGCCTTTGAAATCGAGGGCTTCCTCTGTGTTTGCGGTGTGTTGCATGATGTGTTATTGCACAGCAGTTGCATAATTGCTCCCCCGTTGCTGATGTTGAAAGCTTTGCAGGAAAGATTTGCTGAGACTTGCCTCAGATGAGATTGCTCTGTACTAGTCACGGGGGCCTGGTCTGTCATGTTTGCCAAAACTATTGAATTGGATGCTAtcccctcaaaaaaaaatcactattTATGTCGGGACATTGTGACGGTGGTTTTTGCTAATGCACACATCTGGCATGACTGTATCTTCTGTACAAGCAAAGGATGTTGCCCCTTCAGTATTTGTCTTTGGCACACACTCGTCTGAGAGCATTTTTTGGATTTCCCGTGTTTGTGTTCAGTTATTCAGCATGCCCAGACATCGGAGTAGCTTGAAGTGGACTTGATGAGAGCTGTAATGGAAAGTTGTGAAATGTTTTGCCAGTAAATAGAATGACCAGCCTCACAGAGCTGCACAGTATTTCCATGAAGGTATTTGCTGGCGCCCGTTCTTGGGGATTTTGATTGAGGCCTGTTGTCTTGGGTCTGTTTTGCTTGTGCTTCTGAGGCATCACGGACTTTTCTGGCGAATGACTCAACCCCAGCTTCCAACGCCTCCGTATATCATCTACTTTCCAGCTTAAGTCAGTTATCCGCCGTACCAAAGAAACCTCGAACGTGCATCCGATGTACAGAGAGGGAATGTTGCGACGTAAAATGGGGCCGATCATTGTGAATAAGAGCAACTCCCAAGACCGACTCATCGAGGAACTGCAGGGGAAGCTGGGAATTGGCCGAACGGAGCTAAACGCGCGGCGTAAGCGAAAGCCAGAGGACTGGCTGACAGAGGGGGTCATCGTTGTGTCCAATCCGCAGCGAAAACGAGAAGAAGGTGCCGACACTGCTGTGGCTAAGGTAGACTAGAGAAGTGCACCCCGGGAGCCCCGCCGAACATTTTCAaaactttcttttccttcattcTAACCTCTGTTTTCCTATATTATCTGTCTCCTCTCGTCTCTTTGCTGTGTCCTCTGTTCATTCTTTCCCTAGATTGTTCTCCCTCCAGAATCTCCTGTCCCTCAGAGAAAAATCCTCCCTGCTCCACagtctcccccaccccccaaaaagcCACCCCCGATCAAGCAGACCCCTCCGCCActacctcctccccctccaacccctcccccgcctcgtgaaccttcacctccaccaccacccacgGAGCCCACGCCTCCTCCCAGGGAAcccacacctccacctgccCAGCCCTCTCCATCACCTAGTCCCGCTCCCAAGCCCATCACCCCACCTCCGCCTCCTAAGGTCTTTGTATCAGTGGGTTGTCAGACCGAGTTTGATCCCTCCTTCCCACCACTGCAGGCACGGTTCAGCTTTCCTCCTTATTAGTCTCGTACACACATGTTAAACTGTTGTTTGAGTGTGACGATGGGAATGCAAATCCCAGCAGGCCCCTTTCCGTCATATGAAAGGTACTTTGTCTTGTCGTCGGCTCTATTTTCGATTTTCTTCTGTTGCTACCGAGTTTAGCAAGTAGCCCCTTTGTCCGGGATCCAGTCTGTTCTAGTTATGAGCGATGCTGACATTTAGACTTCAGGGAATGAGCCCCCTTGCTAAATCTGACATGTGATGGCGCCGAGGACTGTGCGTTCAGAGGGCAGCGGAGAATTTAGGAGCTTAGAGGCAAGAGAAGCATAACCCCCATGCTCCTTTCACACTAACTGTCCTGTCATGCTCAGGAATGAGAGGCTTCCAGTGCTACTGAAATGTGATCTGCCACACGACAGCACATTTACCACTGCAATTATAGCTCCTCCCAGTGGACTGGATGTTTTTTGAGTACGAGTCACCTTTACAACTCTGTTGCACCATGGACTTTGGGGAGAAAATATTTCCTGGATTTCTGTGAGGACCTGGCGCTCTCTTCCTGTGGTTAGCTTTAGCCAGCCAGCTCTGCTATTCAGCACTATCAAGTCCTTGAACCATTAGAATGATTTTGAAGCTGTTATTTCAGATGGCTCCATAAAGTTGCTTTAAAAGATTAGAGGTCAGTAGATATGTCATTAAAAGTAAAACAACACTTGCTTGTGATTTAAGAACTCAATGACAAACTTCTCTCTAAAATATTGGCTCTAGGAGGTCTGTTCTGGTCTTCTCCCAGCCTTCATCTGTCTGCATCTTGTACTGATGACACTGTGgtccttttttctctccatcagaTCCAGTGCCAGGGAAAAGTCTCCCCCACTGGTCCTCCAAAACCATCGAACAAACTGGATAACATGCTAGGAAGCCTGCAGTCAGATCTCAATAGACTTGGAGTCCAGACTGTTGCTAAAGGAGTCTGTGGAGCATGCAAGAAACCCATCGTTGGACAGGTGAAATTTTGAAACCGAAGTCTACCACTGGCATCATTTTAGATCAAGCATTCCAGCTCATTTGTGCAAACCAGCATGAATTTTTCCAATTTGGACTTAATAAACTGACTCATTGTATCTTGATGAGCAGCAGCTTACCTTAGAGGATCACCCAAGAGTTCTGCACGCGATAACATGCTCTGTCTCCAAAACAGGTGGTGACTGCCATGGGCAGAACGTGGCACCCCGAGCACTTTGTTTGCACCCACTGTCAGGAGGAGATCGGCTCCAAGAACTTCTTTGAGCGGGACGGGCAGCCATACTGCGAGAAGGACTACCACAACCTGTTTTCACCCCGGTGCCACTACTGTAATGGGCCTATACTGGATGTTAGTAATGCACACTAACGCCAGCATCCTCATACACTTATATACCGTGGGgaatgtttatttattcataaccTATAAACCCTTAATGGAAAAATCACTGTTCATTTGTTAAGCAGACTTTGGCAATCAAATTAGCAGTCGTCTCGTGTTCAATCATGCCCCATTACTCGCCGTTGTTGTCCTTTCTCATGTGAACACTCAGCCTTATCATCACAGGCACCTGTAGACGTTAACACACACCAGAACCAAATGGGGCACGTCCTGCATCCACCTATAGAGAGAAAACCTGTGTGGGCATTGCTCTCTTGTTCACCATTTGTTTCTGAGTCTTTCTTTATAATTGTTAAGAAATGTTATATATAGCTGCTGGATTGTTTTAACATTAAAATCGTTCCATTCCTCTTGGAATTTTAGATCTGAATTGGTGCACTGCGCCGCCTGGTGGCAGGAACAAGAATCGcttgtaacatttaaaaaggaggAGGGGTGTAAAAGAAAATCTATGATGCAAGCATGGATATCCTGATTGTTTTAGTTAATTTTATGTGAGCAGCACAAATTTGTGCCTGTAATCACTAAACGTTCAGTTAGTGTTGCTTAGGAAAACTATCAGGGCTGAAAAGCATGATGTCACAGCATTCCAGTACCTCCCCCGCAACCTCTGCAGATCTTgtctgccctctcctggtttCTGACTTTTTAATCTGTTAATGAACATCAGGGAAGAAATGAACTCTTTCTCACACATCTTTTTGGATTGCTCTGGTTTCACAGAAAGTCGTGACTGCTCTGGACAAGACGTGGCATCCAGAACACTTTTTCTGTGCTCAGTGTGGATCCTTTTTTGGAGTAGAAGGTACGGACCCAAACAGAACTGTGACTGAAATGTGTTGGCGCGTTGTGTGTTTATTGGGTAGTAGAGCATACATGTTTGCTGGGCTGAGTTGGTTGCTTCATACTAAACGAGCCTTTTTGTGTCTGTTGACCTGAAGGGTTCCATGAGAAGGATGGAAAGGCGTACTGCAGAAAGGACTACTTTGACATGTTTGCCCCTAAATGTGGCGGCTGTGCCCGCGCCATCCTGGAGAACTACATCTCTGCTCTCAACTCACTGTGGCATCCCGAATGCTTCGTCTGCAGGGTGAGCCACTCGGATCTGCCACTAATGCACCGGCACTCCTTCCTTAACCCATCGCCGTGAATTCTGCAACTTTTTCTGATTCTTTTAGGAGTGTTTCACACCATTCATCAACGGCAGCTTCTTTGATCACGATGGCCAGCCCTATTGCGAGTCGCACTACCACGAGCAGCGCGGCTCCCTGTGCTCCGGCTGCCAGAAGCCCATCACAGGCCGCTGCATCACAGCCATGGGCAAGAAGTTCCACCccgaacactttgtgtgtgctTTCTGCCTCAAGCAGCTGAACAAAGGCACATTTAAGGAGCAGAATGATAAGCCCTACTGCCAGAGCTGCTTTGTTAAACTCTTCAGCTAGGCGGTGTCtttgtatgggtgtgtgtgtgtgtgtgtgtgtgtgtgtgtgtgtgtgtttgtgtgtttgttttttcttaatgtGGGATCCTCACAAGGGATGTCAGTGCTGTCGGGCCAACATTTTGAGTCCCATAATGTTGTCATTAAATTCTGTGGTGGAGACTTAAGTCAACGGTCGGTTAGGCTGAAGCTGCACAAATAAATGGCCGTCAGTCGGAAAGGCGCCACAGAAAAGCCACAGAGTCTGTTTTAGTGTGTATGTAGCAATCAATCACCCGCAGAATCCATATTACCTGTCCCTCTCATGCTGCCAAAAGTGAACAGGTCCTGAAGACGGTATCTGAGCAGCAGATTGTGGGTGCGTCCTCTGGAGCTGTTCCAGAATGGTATTTGTGATGTGGTGTGCTCATTGTGACTCCATGTTAGTGCCATCAATTGTCAGTGGTATAGTGGATCAGTATACTTTTTGGACTTCATATTTTCCATTAAAGCTGTTTGCAAGTGCTCGACCGAGcacaacatttttaaatatatttgatCATGCGCATCGGAACACGACAAGGCAACGGTATCATGATACAGTCATGTCAAAAATAGACCACGATCGCGGATTTGTGGGCGGTTGAGCCATCATTCAACTCGTTGAAAAACCCGAGACCATCAGAGATGTTTTGTGAAGCCCTGGTCTCCTCCCTGATCGTGAATAATTGGTGGTAAATGCCTCCAGAGTGCATGTTCACCCAGTGTGTCAGTGGGGTTTTAATCCTGTCCTCTCCACCCTCTGCTAGACTTCTGAGTTTTACTTGGAGTTTCCTTATATTGAACACAACTTGTAGCCCCTGTGTGTGAGCATTTCTAAGCATAAGGGTCACATGGAGCCCTGTTCTTACTGCCCCATCACAGGGCGAAACCCTGCAGCAAATGGTGGTTTATGCAGATATGAGACGGGTGCTTGATTGCATGGACCATGGAGAGTTGACTTGGACAGTTTTACAATGTGTCAGATGTGCCGTGCTTGGCCtgaaaaatatgtatttt is drawn from Takifugu rubripes chromosome 19, fTakRub1.2, whole genome shotgun sequence and contains these coding sequences:
- the LOC101070146 gene encoding paxillin-like isoform X2, with the protein product MDDLDALLADLESTTSHISKRPLFLSDDAAYSFPVGGQTQQDISPLTSSEQNGLDESESFSSAQKSPWSRESSSPPQPIGEEDHVYSFPNKQKSSDSAAVAMNSSLGNNLSELDRLLLELNAVQQSTPAFATEEEAAPPLPSSSIIHQIQENGVSFAGKMAPPTLEKPKRGVAGRVTEDARPSVESLLDELESSVPSPIPPPLAVLDADAPEETSTQQQARMSASSATRELDELMASLSDFKVQSNIQCQGKVSPTGPPKPSNKLDNMLGSLQSDLNRLGVQTVAKGVCGACKKPIVGQVVTAMGRTWHPEHFVCTHCQEEIGSKNFFERDGQPYCEKDYHNLFSPRCHYCNGPILDKVVTALDKTWHPEHFFCAQCGSFFGVEGFHEKDGKAYCRKDYFDMFAPKCGGCARAILENYISALNSLWHPECFVCRECFTPFINGSFFDHDGQPYCESHYHEQRGSLCSGCQKPITGRCITAMGKKFHPEHFVCAFCLKQLNKGTFKEQNDKPYCQSCFVKLFS
- the LOC101070146 gene encoding mucin-5AC-like isoform X1 codes for the protein MDDLDALLADLESTTSHISKRPLFLSDDAAYSFPVGGQTQQDISPLTSSEQNGLDESESFSSAQKSPWSRESSSPPQPIGEEDHVYSFPNKQKSSDSAAVAMNSSLGNNLSELDRLLLELNAVQQSTPAFATEEEAAPPLPSSSIIHQIQENGVSFAGKMAPPTLEKPKRGVAGRVTEDARPSVESLLDELESSVPSPIPPPLAVLDADAPEETSTQQQARMSASSATRELDELMASLSDFKVQSNSGSQLSVNQDSVEFSSLPVDQAPTIPSTEPNKALENTPISTSLPLELHIDEDGCSALKSSSSSVEVTSSRSFQHSELHKVDDGRSVVSEVFHVESFSVSHTIKPPCHSISTEEGSTTVPKPSSPLLTPNSPSPIPKGISPVPASDVRSSVTIPNNAGPDTVPKSASPVPLPRLSSPVPKISDPVSIPNVSNSAFDPNDPSPETLTKNTGPVLQPRPPSPVADPNSEPVVRSPAMVTRKTYTFTGINSPTASPVQPVVVRSKSPTSPPSYKQGSEVLDLTWPRRDPLLDQALGKLLSADSTSLSENQPPVSVISGDEDRAWDEEDGFYPDFSREGTLTPMTESSWMDECFTPSTCPGTPDATLDLPMQQPSAVERLSASGQLKSVIRRTKETSNVHPMYREGMLRRKMGPIIVNKSNSQDRLIEELQGKLGIGRTELNARRKRKPEDWLTEGVIVVSNPQRKREEGADTAVAKIVLPPESPVPQRKILPAPQSPPPPKKPPPIKQTPPPLPPPPPTPPPPREPSPPPPPTEPTPPPREPTPPPAQPSPSPSPAPKPITPPPPPKVFVSVGCQTEFDPSFPPLQARFSFPPY